A stretch of DNA from Serinibacter arcticus:
GTCTCGGAGCGCCCGACCGTCCGCGCCCTCGTCGGGGCCGCCACCGGCATCCTCGGGGTCACGCTGATCGTCTCGATGGCGGCGACGGCGGTCGACCCGTGGGGCGTGGCCGCGTCCGTCACCGCGATGGTGATGTCCTCGTTCGGCTTCGTCCTCACCAAGCGCTGGCGCAGCGACGCCCCGCTCGTCGCCTCGACGGCGTGGCAGGTGAGCTCCGCCGGGCTCCTGCTCCTCGTCGTCGCCCTGGCCGTCGAGGGCGCCCCGCCCGCGCTGGACGGCGCAGCCGTCGCTGGCTTCGCCTACGTCTCGCTGGCAGCCACGGCGCTCGCGTTCGTCGCGTGGTTCGCGGGGCTGGCGCGACTCCGCGCCGGCACCGTCGGGATCATCGGACTGCTCAACCCCGTGAGCGGGGTGGCTCTCGGCGCGCTCGTCGCGGGCGAGCGCCTGACCGGCGCCCAGCTGGTGGGGATCGCCGCCGTCGTGGCAGGGATCGCCGTCGCGACGGTCGGCGGCCGCCGCCCGGTCGCGGAGGCGGCCTCGACCGTCGCCCCGCCGACGCTCCCGCACGAGAGAGCCGCCTGACCGCCGCTGACCGCCCCGGGGCCCCTGCCGTCACCCCGACCGAGAGCTCCGACGTCGCCGTCGCCGCCGCCCGGGACGTCGAAGCGATTCGCCACGTCGATCCCCTGGCTGGGGCAGCGCTGCACGATCTCGGCCCGACTGTGTGGTTGTGGCTAGCGAAGCGCTTCGATACCGTCAAGAGCGTCCCCCGGCCCGACCGCTCGTCAGCGCGATGTCGCCTGCACGATCTCCCCGGATCCCGGACCGCACCACGAAGGAGTTGTGTGATGGTTCACCGTTCGTCCCCGGCCGCCGCGTTCGTCGCGGCAGCCGTGGTGGCAGCAGCGACGCTCGCGTCGTTGCCCGCCGCCGCCGCGCCCGCCGACCCCCCGCCCGAGGACCCGGGCTACGCCTGGTCCAACGCGACGATCCACGGCGGTGGGTACGTCCCCGCCATCGTGTTCAACCCGACCGAACCCGGGCTCGCCTACGCCCGCACGGACATCGGGGGCGCCTACCGCTTCGATGCCGGCCAGGACCGCTGGGTGCCGATGCTCGACCACGTCGGCTGGGAGGACTGGGGACACTCGGGCGTGCTGAGCCTCGCGACCGACCCGGTCGAGACCAACCGGGTCTACGTCGCCGTCGGCGGCTACACGACGGACTCGCACCCCTTCAACGGCGCGATCAAGAGGTCCGCCGACCACGGCCGCACCTGGGAGACGACGGATCTGCCGTTCAAGATCGGCGGCAACATGCCCGGCCGCGGCATCGGGGAACGCCTGCAGATCGACCCGAACGACACCTCGACCCTCTACTACGGCGCCGAGCAGGGTGCCGGCCTCTGGCGCTCCACCGATCACGGCGCCACCTGGGCGAAGGTCGAGCAGTTCCCGAACGTCGGCACCTTCGTGCCGAACCCCGACAGCGAGTGGGAGTTCGAGCGCTCCAACCTCGGCGTCCTGTGGACGGCATTCGTCGCGTCGTCCGGCACGCCCAGACAGGGATCGTCGACGCTCCTGACGGCGGTCGCCGACACGGAGAACATGCTCTACCGCTCGGACGACGCCGGGGCCACCTGGACGCCCGTCGAGGGCGCACCGACGGGTTACCTTCCCCACCAGTTCGCCGTCGACGAGTCCAACTCCTACCTCTACGTCACCCTGAGCGACGGTGCCGGCCCCTACGACGGGTCGGACGGCGGCGTGTGGCGCTACTCCATCGACACCGGCGAGTGGCTCGACATCTCCCCCACCTTCTCGCCCCTGGGCAACTCCTTCGGCTACTCCGGCCTCAGCCTGGACCGCAACGACCCCGACACCCTCGTCGTCGCCACGCAGATCCAGTGGTGGCCGGACAACCTCCTGTACCGCACGACCGACGGCGGGCAGACGTGGGACCCGATCTGGGACTACACGGGCCCCGACGGGAGCATCCTGACCCGCTACACCCAGGACATCAGCGCCAGCCCGTGGATCACGTTCGGGGCCGACCCGGCCCCGCCGACCGCCTGGAACGAGCCCTCGCCGAAGCTCGGCTGGATGATGACGTCGTTCGCGATCGACCCGTTCGACCCCGACCACGCGATGTACGGCACGGGCGCGACGATCTACCGCACGAACAACCTCACCGACTGGAGCCCCGAGAGCCCTGTGGAGTGGCGCATCGGCGCGCAGGGGATCGAGGAGACGGCGATCCAGGACATCGTGACCCCGCCGATCGACGGGGTGGAGCTGGTCTCCGCCATGTACGACCTGGGCGGCTTCGTGCACACCGACCTCGACGTCAGCCCGGAGATCCTGCGCGAGCCGTACTTCGGCAACGCCACGGCCGTGGACTACGCCGAGCTCGAACCGTCCGTCATCGTGCGTGCCGGCAAGGACGACGCGTACGTGGCCGTCGGCATCTCGAGGGACGGCGGCGCCACCTGGGCGGCGAGCAGCGAGCTGCCCGAGGGCACGGCCACGGAGCCGGGGACGGTCGCCGTCGCGGCGGACGGAACAGCGCTCGTGTGGTCGCCCGAGGGCTCGACCGTGCCCCAGGTCTCCTCCGACGACGGCGCGACCTGGACGCCGATCGAGACCCTCCCCTCCGCGGCACGCGTCGCGGCGGACCGGGTGGATCCCGACGTCTTCCACGCCGCCGCGGCCGGTGAGTTCTTCACCTCGCGCGACGGCGGACGGACCTTCGCCCCGTCACCCTTCGACGGCCTGCCCCCGGTCGGCAACCTGCGGCTCGCCGCGGTCCCCGGGCACGCCGACCACGTCTGGATCGCCGGTGGCACCGACGGTGACGACGCCGGGCCGGAGGACCCGTACGGGCTGTGGCGGTCGACCGACGGAGGCGCGACGTTCGAGAACGTCAGCTCGCTCGGGGCTGCCGACACGATCGGGTTCGGGGCCAACGCGCCCGGATTCGCCGACTACCCCGCCCTGTACAGCTCCGCGGAGGTCGACGGCGTGCGTGGCATCTACCGATCGCTCGACGAGGGCGAGACGTGGCAGCGGATCAACGACGACGAGAACCAGTGGGCGTGGACGGGCGCCGAGATCACCGGTGACCTGCGGGAGTTCGGCCGCGTGCTCGTCGCGACCAACGGGCGGGGCATCGTGGTGGGGACGACCGACGTCGTTCCGACCGCGCCGGCGCCGCCCTCCCCCGAACCGTCCGAGCCCGAGCCGTCGGTGCCGGCTCCCTCGGAGCCGGGGCCCTCGGATCCGGGGCCCTCGGATCCGACGAGCTCGGACCCGGCGCCCTCGGAGACCTCGACGTCCACCGCACCGGGGAGCCCGTCGGCCTCCGGATCGCTCGCGACGACGGGGGCCGGCGTGGCGACGGCCGCGCTGATCGCGCTCGGCCTCACGACGGCGGGCGTGCTGCTGCTCGTCAGGCGACGCCTCGCGCGCGGCTGATCAGAGGTCGGGACGGGGTCGGTCGGCGCTGCCGGCCGGCCCCGTTCGTCGTCGTGACGGTCCCCGGCCGCCGCCACCGGCCCTCGCCGACCGGCGCGTTCCGCGCGCGAGCGCCCGACGACTGGCGCATCGCACGCGGATCGGCAGCGGTATCCGCGCCGGACGCGCCAGCCGCGACCGGTCCGGCCCGGCGGGGCCCACCCGGGCGCTCACGGCGCACGGTGCCCCCGGCAGGACTCGAACCTGCAACCTACGGATTAGAAGGCCGTTGCTCTATCCATTGAGCTACGAGGGCGGATCACCCCAGCCTACCGGCGGGTCCGCCGCGACCAGCAGTTGCCCGCAGCGCGTCCGTGAACCTACGATGGTGACGTCGCCATGTTGACGTCAACATGACGACGCGGACCCTGCACAGGCGCAGCACGCCGGTCGTGGGACGACGGTCGTCCCGCACTCCCCCTGCACCTGCCCCCGCCGCAGCGCCCGGTTTCACGCGTCATCTCAACGAAGGGTGCACAGTGACGAGTACACAAGGGCGCAGGTCGATCGCCTGCGCCGCAGCCACCGCAGTGGTGGGATCCAGCATCGGGCTCGGTCTGACCGCCGCTCCGGCGCTGGCCGCCGAGACGGTGACCATCACACCGAACCCCTGGTACGCCAGCGAGCCTTTCGAGGGCTGGGGCACGAGCCTCGTCTGGTTCGCCAACGCCACCGGCGGCTACCCCGCCGAGCTGCGCGAGGAGCTGTACCAGGCGGTCTTCGGCGACGAGGGACTGAACCTCAACATCGCGCGCTACAACGTCGGTGGCGGCCACGCCTCCGACGTCGTGGACTACCTCCGCCCCGGCGGGGCGGTCGAGGGCTGGTGGGCCGCCGACCCCAGCGGTTCCGAGAACACCTACGGGGGCGCGAGCACGGCCTACGCCGACCGCAACGCCGTCCTGAACGCCTGGGACCCCGCGAACCCCGACCACTACAACTGGGACGCGGACGCGACCCAGCGCTGGTGGATCGAGCGCCTGGTCGAGGACGACCAGATCACCCACTGGGAGGCCTTCGCCAACTCCGCGCCGTACTTCATGACGGAGAGCGGCTACGTCTCGGGCGGCTTCAACGCGAACAACGAGCAGCTCAAGCCCGCCGCCGACGCGAAGTTCTCCGCCTACCTCGTGGCCGTCACCGAGCACCTCGAGCAGGAGTACGGGATCGAGTTCTCCACGATCGACCCGTTCAACGAGCCCAACACGAACTACTGGGGCACGACGCTCACGAACGGCGTCCCGACCGGCGGCCGCCAGGAGGGCATGCACGTCGGCCCCGTCCGGCAGACGAACGTCATCGACGCGCTCGACGCGGAGCTGAACAAGCCCACGACGACGACCGGCGCCCTCATCTCGGCGATGGACGAGACCAACCCCGGCACCTTCGCCACGAACTGGGCCGCCTACACCGCCGCCCACCGGGCCAAGGTCGCGCAGATGAACGTCCACACCTACGGCACCAGCGGCCGCCTCGTGGTCCGTGACCTCGCCAAGCAGGCCGACACGAGCCTGTGGATGAGCGAGATCGAGGGCAACTGGGTCAACGGCTGGAACCCGCTGCTGATGGAGAACGGGCTCGGCATCGCCTCCCGCATCAACGACGACCTCCGCGAGCTGGAGCCGAACGCCTGGGTGCTGTGGCAGCCGGTCGAGGACCTCTACAACATGGACCAGCCCGCCCCCCGCGGCGAGAACCTCAACTGGGGCTCGGTCTTCATCGACCTGGACTGCAAGCCGTACGTCGAGAACGGCCAGGAGGTCTGGAAGTCCCCGCGTCGGGTCGCCCTCGCGGGCGGCGTCTCGGCGAACGCGCCCGAGTGCAGCGTCGAGGTCAACTCGAAGTACAACACCCTGCGCAACTACACCCACTTCATCTCCCCGGGCGACGCCCTCATCCCGACGACGTCGACCACCACCACGGCGGCCGTCGCCGCCGACGGGCAGTCGACGACGCTGGTGCACTCCAACGCCGCCGCGACGGAGCAGACCGTCGTCGTCGACCTGTCGAAGTTCGGCACGATCGACGCCGACGCGACCCTCACCGCCCACGTGACGACGCAGGCGCCGTCGCTGGCGGAGCCCACGGCCAACGCGCTCGTCGAGCAGGCGCCCGTCGCCGTCGACGTCGCGGCCCGGACCGCCACCTACACGGTGCCCGCCAAGTCGGTCACGACCTTCGTGATCGACGGCGTCAGCGGCGTCGCGGACGACGCCGCCGCTCTCGAGGACGGCGGCACCTACCAGCTCGTCGGCCAGCAGAGCGGTCGCGCGCTGTCGGCGGAGACCTCCGGACTGACCATCCGCACGCTCGCCACCACGGCGACCGCCGCGGCGCGTCAGACCTTCACGGTGCACGAGGTCGACACGTCGTCCGCCGACCAGGACGCCACGCGCTCCTACGTCCTCGAGGACGATCAGGGCCGCTACCTCGGTGCGACCTCGGCCGGGATCCGCTGGTCCACGGGAACGCTCGACCAGGCGAAGGCCGATCCGAGCTCCACCTGGATCCTCAACACGACGAACGGCAGCACGTGGTCGTTCGTGAACGCGGGCCTCGCCCAGTCCCTCGACGTCGCCGGCCAGTCCTCGGCCGACGGCACCAGCGTCGGCGTGTACGGCTCCAACGGCGGCGCGAACCAGACCTGGTCGATCCGCAACCTCGAGGTCCTCCCGACCGAGGTCGCCGTCCGCACCAACCCCGGCGTCGCGCCGGTGCTGCCCGCCACGGTCGCGCCGCGCTACTCCTGGGGCAGCGGCAGCCCGGTCCCCGTGACGTGGGACGCGTTCGACGACGCCTCCTGGGCCACGCCCGGCATCTTCCAGGTGGCCGGCACCGCCACCGACGTGCACGGCTCCGCCGTCGCCGTCACGGCCACGGTCGAGGTCGCCGGTCTCTCCGTCACCGACCCGGCGTCGATCACGGTCGCCCGCGGCACCGCCGCGAGCGCCGTCGTCGCCTCGCTCCCCACGACGGTCAAGGCTCGTGCGGGCGGGTCCTCGCTCACGCTCGACGCCCCCGTCACCTGGGACACCGCCGCCCTCACGGACGCCTCGTTCGTGGACACCGGCGTCGTCACCGTGCGGGGAACCGCCACCGCCGACGGCGCCACGCTGCCGGCCCTCGTCTCGGTGATCGTGACCGAGCCGTCCGGCACCAACATCGCCCCGGCGGCCACGACCACGGCCAGCGCCTCCTCCACCGAGGGCAGCTTCGTGGTGGACCGCACCCGCAACGGCAACCGGACCGACAAGGGCTGGTCGAACTGGGTCTCGAGCAACAAGCCCGCGACCAGCACCCTGACGTACCAGTTCCCGGAGAAGTCGATCCTCGGGACCGACGTGTACTTCTACGCGGACGGTTCGGCCACGAGCTGGGCGCAGACGATGCGCGTGGAGTACCGCACGCCGGCCGGCGTGTGGACGCGCGCCCCCGGCTACGAGACCGACCGCACGGTCGTGACGCCCCCCGCGGGTGCCCCGATCGTCGAGGCGGACTGGAGCGCGGTGCGTGCCACCGGGATCCGGGTCGTCATGAACGCCTACGCCAACACGCACCTGACGGTGTCGGAGGTCGAGATCTTCGAGGTCGCGCCGTCGCCGTCCGGCGTCGCCGACCTGGCCTCGCTCCGGATCGACGGTGCCGAGGTCGCTCTCACGGCGGGGACCCTGGACTACACGGCCACGAGCACCGGTTCGGCCTTCCCGGTCGTGCAGGCGTTCGGCGTCGACCAGGCCGCCCGGGTCACCGTCACCCAGCCCACCGCGGGCGACGGCGGTGTCGCGACGGTCGTGGTGACACCCCCGAACGGTCCGGCGGCGACCTACACGCTCACCATCGAGCGCATCGTCGACGTCGGCGTCGCGTTCGACGTCGCCCCCGTCACCGGTCAGCCCGTCACCGCGGTCGTCACGACCGACCCCGCGGACGCCGAGCTGGTCTACGCGTGGACCGTCGACGGCGAGATCGTCGCCGGAGCCACCGGCGCGACCTACACCCCGACGGTGGTGGGCTCGACCCTCGCCGTCGAGGTGACGGCCTCGGCCGACGGCCTCACGGACGGCACGGCGGGCACCTCGGCACCCGTCGGTGACGGCACGGAGCCGATCACGTTCGCCGACGTCACCCCGGAGACGATGTTCGCCACGGAGATCGCCTGGCTCGCCCAGCGCGGCATCTCCACCGGCTGGGAGTTGCCGGACGGGACCCGCGAGTTCCGTCCGGTGACGCCGGTCGCTCGTGACGCGATGGCGGCGTTCCTCTACCGTCTGGCGGGCTCCCCCGCCTACGTCGCCCCGGAGGTCTCGCCGTTCGTCGACGTCCCGACGAGCAACCAGTTCTACGAGGAGATCGCCTGGCTGGCCGAGGAGGGCATCTCGACCGGGTGGGACAACGGGGACGGGACGGCATCGTTCCGCCCGCTCGCCCCGATCGCCCGTGACGCGATGGCGGCGTTCCTGTTCCGGTACGCCGACGTCACCTCCTACGACGCCCCCACCACCTCGGCGTTCGCCGACGTGACCCCGGCCAACCAGTTCTACCGAGAGATCTCGTGGCTGGCCGAGAAGGGCATCTCCACCGGCTGGGACGGCTCGGGCAACGACGGGAGCTCCATCTTCCGCCCGCTCGCCTCGGTCAACCGTGACGCCATGGCGGCGTTCATGTTCCGTCTCGACAACCTGGAGTAGGTCTCCGGGTACGGGCGGTCGTTCCTCGGGGCGACCGCCGGTGAGCACGACGACGGCGGGGTCCGACACGGGCCCCGCCGTCGCGCTGCCAAGGGCGCACCGCCGGGTGGCAAAGCGCGGGGCGCGCTCTGCTCAAGACAGCGTCTTCGCAGGTCAGGACGCTCTCAGGACGGCGCGGCGGGGTGCCGCGACCGGCCGAAAGGTGAGTATCGTGGCGGCGCGCCGGGTACCGCCCGGAGCGTCCGATCATCGGCGATCGGGGCGGTCCGCCCTGCTCGCCCCACCCTTGGGGGTTGGATGAGCACCACCACGACGGTCACCCAGACGTCCGGACACGGCGATCCCGTGCTCGGCCCGCTCGACGACGCGCGCGCCCAGCTCGCCTTCGCGGTGAACCACCTGGGTCTGGACGACGGCATGCACCAGCTGCTCGCGACGGCGCGCCGCGAGCTCACCGTGAGCGTCCCGCTGCGGCGCGACGACGGCTCGACGGCGCTGTTCATCGGGCACCGCGTCCAGCACAACTTCTCGCGCGGCCCGGCCAAGGGCGGCCTGCGCTACAGCCCCGCCGTCGACCTCGACGAGGTGCGCGCGCTCGCGATGTGGATGACGTGGAAGTGCGCGCTCGTCGACGTCCCCTACGGCGGTGCGAAGGGCGGCATCGCCATCGATCCCCGCCAGCACTCCCAGGCCGAGCTCGAGCGCGTGACCCGCCGCTACACGAGCGAGATCATGCCGCTGATCGGTCCCGAGCAGGACATCCCCGCCCCGGACATCGGCACGGACGAGCGCACCATGGCCTGGATCATGGACACCTACTCCGTCAACCACGGCCACACCGTCCCCGGCGTCGTCACGGGCAAACCGCTGAGCCTCGGCGGGTCGCTCGGGCGGGCGAGCGCCACCTCGCGCGGCGTCTCCCACACCGCGATTCTCGCGATGCGGCACCGGGGCCTGGACCCGCGCCGCTCCTCGGCCGCCGTCCAGGGCTTCGGCAAGGTGGGTCGCGACGGCGCGCGCCTGCTCGCGGAGGAGGGCGTCAGCGTCCACGCCGTCAGCGACGTGTACGGCGCGGTGCACAACACCTCGGGCCTCGACGTCCACGCTCTCATCGACCACGTCGACGCGACGGGCTCCGTGCTCGGCTTCTCCGGCGGGGAGGAGATCGGCGGCGACGACCTGCTCGAGCTCGACGTCGACACGCTCGTCCCGGCGGCGATCGAGGGTGTCATCACGGAGGCGAACGCCGACCGCATCGCGGCGCGCATCGTCGTCGAGGGCGCCAACGGCCCGACCACCGAGGCCGCCGACGCGACCCTGCGCAAGCGCGGGGTGCTGGTCGTCCCGGACATCCTCGCGAACGCCGGCGGCGTGATCGTGTCCTACTTCGAGTGGGTGCAGGCCAACCAGGCCT
This window harbors:
- a CDS encoding EamA family transporter, with the translated sequence METTRTWPWMLVTAFAPVVWGSTYVVTHAYLPADSPLWGATLRALPAGLVLLLIARRLPRGHWWWRSILLGVLNIGAFFVLLYIAAQTLPSGVASSIMAAAPVVMMLMAWALVSERPTVRALVGAATGILGVTLIVSMAATAVDPWGVAASVTAMVMSSFGFVLTKRWRSDAPLVASTAWQVSSAGLLLLVVALAVEGAPPALDGAAVAGFAYVSLAATALAFVAWFAGLARLRAGTVGIIGLLNPVSGVALGALVAGERLTGAQLVGIAAVVAGIAVATVGGRRPVAEAASTVAPPTLPHERAA
- a CDS encoding WD40/YVTN/BNR-like repeat-containing protein gives rise to the protein MVHRSSPAAAFVAAAVVAAATLASLPAAAAPADPPPEDPGYAWSNATIHGGGYVPAIVFNPTEPGLAYARTDIGGAYRFDAGQDRWVPMLDHVGWEDWGHSGVLSLATDPVETNRVYVAVGGYTTDSHPFNGAIKRSADHGRTWETTDLPFKIGGNMPGRGIGERLQIDPNDTSTLYYGAEQGAGLWRSTDHGATWAKVEQFPNVGTFVPNPDSEWEFERSNLGVLWTAFVASSGTPRQGSSTLLTAVADTENMLYRSDDAGATWTPVEGAPTGYLPHQFAVDESNSYLYVTLSDGAGPYDGSDGGVWRYSIDTGEWLDISPTFSPLGNSFGYSGLSLDRNDPDTLVVATQIQWWPDNLLYRTTDGGQTWDPIWDYTGPDGSILTRYTQDISASPWITFGADPAPPTAWNEPSPKLGWMMTSFAIDPFDPDHAMYGTGATIYRTNNLTDWSPESPVEWRIGAQGIEETAIQDIVTPPIDGVELVSAMYDLGGFVHTDLDVSPEILREPYFGNATAVDYAELEPSVIVRAGKDDAYVAVGISRDGGATWAASSELPEGTATEPGTVAVAADGTALVWSPEGSTVPQVSSDDGATWTPIETLPSAARVAADRVDPDVFHAAAAGEFFTSRDGGRTFAPSPFDGLPPVGNLRLAAVPGHADHVWIAGGTDGDDAGPEDPYGLWRSTDGGATFENVSSLGAADTIGFGANAPGFADYPALYSSAEVDGVRGIYRSLDEGETWQRINDDENQWAWTGAEITGDLREFGRVLVATNGRGIVVGTTDVVPTAPAPPSPEPSEPEPSVPAPSEPGPSDPGPSDPTSSDPAPSETSTSTAPGSPSASGSLATTGAGVATAALIALGLTTAGVLLLVRRRLARG
- a CDS encoding Ig-like domain-containing protein, which codes for MGSSIGLGLTAAPALAAETVTITPNPWYASEPFEGWGTSLVWFANATGGYPAELREELYQAVFGDEGLNLNIARYNVGGGHASDVVDYLRPGGAVEGWWAADPSGSENTYGGASTAYADRNAVLNAWDPANPDHYNWDADATQRWWIERLVEDDQITHWEAFANSAPYFMTESGYVSGGFNANNEQLKPAADAKFSAYLVAVTEHLEQEYGIEFSTIDPFNEPNTNYWGTTLTNGVPTGGRQEGMHVGPVRQTNVIDALDAELNKPTTTTGALISAMDETNPGTFATNWAAYTAAHRAKVAQMNVHTYGTSGRLVVRDLAKQADTSLWMSEIEGNWVNGWNPLLMENGLGIASRINDDLRELEPNAWVLWQPVEDLYNMDQPAPRGENLNWGSVFIDLDCKPYVENGQEVWKSPRRVALAGGVSANAPECSVEVNSKYNTLRNYTHFISPGDALIPTTSTTTTAAVAADGQSTTLVHSNAAATEQTVVVDLSKFGTIDADATLTAHVTTQAPSLAEPTANALVEQAPVAVDVAARTATYTVPAKSVTTFVIDGVSGVADDAAALEDGGTYQLVGQQSGRALSAETSGLTIRTLATTATAAARQTFTVHEVDTSSADQDATRSYVLEDDQGRYLGATSAGIRWSTGTLDQAKADPSSTWILNTTNGSTWSFVNAGLAQSLDVAGQSSADGTSVGVYGSNGGANQTWSIRNLEVLPTEVAVRTNPGVAPVLPATVAPRYSWGSGSPVPVTWDAFDDASWATPGIFQVAGTATDVHGSAVAVTATVEVAGLSVTDPASITVARGTAASAVVASLPTTVKARAGGSSLTLDAPVTWDTAALTDASFVDTGVVTVRGTATADGATLPALVSVIVTEPSGTNIAPAATTTASASSTEGSFVVDRTRNGNRTDKGWSNWVSSNKPATSTLTYQFPEKSILGTDVYFYADGSATSWAQTMRVEYRTPAGVWTRAPGYETDRTVVTPPAGAPIVEADWSAVRATGIRVVMNAYANTHLTVSEVEIFEVAPSPSGVADLASLRIDGAEVALTAGTLDYTATSTGSAFPVVQAFGVDQAARVTVTQPTAGDGGVATVVVTPPNGPAATYTLTIERIVDVGVAFDVAPVTGQPVTAVVTTDPADAELVYAWTVDGEIVAGATGATYTPTVVGSTLAVEVTASADGLTDGTAGTSAPVGDGTEPITFADVTPETMFATEIAWLAQRGISTGWELPDGTREFRPVTPVARDAMAAFLYRLAGSPAYVAPEVSPFVDVPTSNQFYEEIAWLAEEGISTGWDNGDGTASFRPLAPIARDAMAAFLFRYADVTSYDAPTTSAFADVTPANQFYREISWLAEKGISTGWDGSGNDGSSIFRPLASVNRDAMAAFMFRLDNLE
- a CDS encoding Glu/Leu/Phe/Val family dehydrogenase, producing MSTTTTVTQTSGHGDPVLGPLDDARAQLAFAVNHLGLDDGMHQLLATARRELTVSVPLRRDDGSTALFIGHRVQHNFSRGPAKGGLRYSPAVDLDEVRALAMWMTWKCALVDVPYGGAKGGIAIDPRQHSQAELERVTRRYTSEIMPLIGPEQDIPAPDIGTDERTMAWIMDTYSVNHGHTVPGVVTGKPLSLGGSLGRASATSRGVSHTAILAMRHRGLDPRRSSAAVQGFGKVGRDGARLLAEEGVSVHAVSDVYGAVHNTSGLDVHALIDHVDATGSVLGFSGGEEIGGDDLLELDVDTLVPAAIEGVITEANADRIAARIVVEGANGPTTEAADATLRKRGVLVVPDILANAGGVIVSYFEWVQANQAYWWSENEVNEKLAERMTKAWDAVLHYAVEHEQSLREAATCLAVARVTEAHKLRGLYP